A genomic region of Raphanus sativus cultivar WK10039 chromosome 6, ASM80110v3, whole genome shotgun sequence contains the following coding sequences:
- the LOC108809957 gene encoding NDR1/HIN1-like protein 13 — MSHHHHHETNPHFARIPSQNQPLKGGGASTSQSHPNAPPPGILIKTRDRHRKAPIPPSETPLPLSPEERLPPRKTSNSSKIPLLSPPQEKPLPKKPPKSSKRPLLLSPEGHHQQQQQQQRSPPQPPPQQQQQPRVSPGGYTTTLPPIAKPTPWRNAPTPSPHHRRGQQHPPPPSTDQTNAMTWSAAFCCVIFWIILILAGLIVLIVYLVYRPRSPHIDISSANLHAAYLDMGFLLNGDLTVLANFTNPNKKSSVEFNYLTFDLYYYNTLIASSYVAPFEIPKKMSMFANVHLVSSQVRLQQEQSRELQRQIETGPVLLNLRGTFHARSNLGALFRYSYRLHTHCSFSLNSPPSGTMRARRCSTKR; from the coding sequence ATGTCTCACCACCATCACCATGAAACCAACCCTCATTTCGCGCGCATTCCATCGCAGAATCAACCTCTCAAAGGTGGTGGTGCCTCTACCTCACAATCTCACCCAAATGCTCCTCCACCTGGAATCCTAATCAAGACTCGTGATCGCCACCGTAAAGCTCCTATCCCTCCTTCCGAAACACCTTTACCACTAAGCCCTGAAGAGAGACTACCACcaagaaaaacttcaaactcTTCCAAAATACCATTACTATCACCCCCTCAAGAGAAACCACTACCCAAAAAACCTCCAAAATCTTCAAAAAGACCATTACTATTAAGCCCTGAAGgccatcatcaacaacaacaacaacaacaaaggtCTCCACCTCAACCAccaccacaacaacaacaacaaccacgtGTTTCCCCCGGAGGTTACACAACAACACTACCTCCAATAGCCAAACCAACTCCATGGAGAAACGCTCCAACACCATCCCCACATCACCGCAGAGGCCAGCAACATCCACCACCACCTTCAACAGACCAAACAAACGCAATGACTTGGTCAGCTGCATTCTGCTGTGTAATCTTCTGGATCATTCTCATTCTCGCAGGTCTTATCGTCCTCATCGTCTACCTAGTGTACCGTCCACGCTCTCCTCACATCGACATCTCATCCGCTAACTTACACGCTGCTTACCTCGACATGGGGTTTCTCCTCAACGGTGACCTAACCGTTTTAGCGAACTTCACAAACCCAAACAAGAAAAGCAGCGTTGAGTTCAACTACTTGACCTTCGATCTTTACTATTACAACACTCTTATAGCGAGTTCGTACGTCGCGCCTTTCGAGATTCCTAAGAAGATGTCAATGTTTGCTAACGTTCATCTCGTGAGCAGTCAAGTCAGGCTCCAGCAAGAGCAGAGCAGAGAGCTGCAGCGTCAGATTGAAACCGGTCCGGTCTTGTTGAACCTGAGGGGAACGTTTCATGCACGTTCGAACTTAGGGGCGTTGTTTAGGTACTCGTATCGGTTGCATACTCATTGTAGCTTTTCCTTGAATAGTCCTCCTTCAGGAACTATGCGAGCTAGAAGATGCAGTACCAAACGCTAG